A segment of the Lycium ferocissimum isolate CSIRO_LF1 chromosome 10, AGI_CSIRO_Lferr_CH_V1, whole genome shotgun sequence genome:
AGCCCTTCAAGTTTTGAGTGTGCGAATGATTGCTGGGAGTGACAAAGATAATGATGAAAAACAAACTGAACTTGAAAATCTAATTCTTGGTGAAGACTTGGAAGATGAGTCCCAGATTCTTGAGCCTTTTAAAGACTCGAAGGAATATCTTACTGTTGCCTTACTACAATTAAGATGGTGTGCAATACTTGGATATCCAGTCTCTTGGTCACCTTCGGACAGTCAATGGGCCAGGAGACTTTCGAGTAATCTTGCTTCAACAAGCGGTGCTTTATGAAGGTTTCATGGTTCCACATTGATGGACTCTTTTGATCTTGCAAATCACCTGGTATGACAGTTCTCAGTTCTGATGTGCTAACTCGTGACATTTTTAATGATCGGAATGGGTTAATGAGGATATGGTCCTCATTTCAATACCAGGTAGTCAAGTCAGAATCTTCCCTAGTATGAAATCCTGGCAATTTTGTGGGCTATGCCTTGCTGATTGTACAGCAATAGCAGCTAAAGGTTTTCAGcagaaaaatagagaaaattcTGATTGTGAAATAATCTAGTTTTGGCAGGATCTTACTGACTGATccctttattttgttgtaccaACAGGTAGTGTACATTAGTGTTTAACAGCCAATAATACCTCATTTTAGCAGCTTACCAAGTAAATAATAGTCTCTGTTgtccttttaatcttcaaaatGTTTGTTACCCCAGCATTACTTATTCTTTTGAGTTCCACCCTTGCTATTGTCATTCGTTACTGGAAGAAGAGATAAGGTTAATCtagttaaataattttattattaatgcTAGTGAATGATTCTTTTAATGGTGTGTGCCAAAACCTTATCTAAATATCCCTTActgtatatatttttaaaatgtctcCCTTAAATCTTAATCAACACTTTACCAATTGAAACGGTAAGAAGAAttaggaaaataaatatttcctGTATTTGAAAACTTGTAATGGTTGACGTGCAAactattcatatatatataatataaggcaCCTATTTTTTGTAACTCAAATAGGTTAACACGGGATTCCTTTTCAACTTCCAACTCCaaatatctttctttttcaaacttcaaaaaataaaaatgtccaAATGCCTCTTGAACACAACTCacatgagttgaaaacctaATCAAAGTCTGAAAAAATCAAGTTGTCGAACAATGAATTGGAAACCACAAAATTTCAATTCCAGTAAACAACAGGTGCATGTTAGAGGGCGAGGAATCAGAATAACTCACATAAGTTGTATTGTGTATCAATTTTTAGTACAGTTATCTTTGTATCATCGTTTAAATGACGCGCTCAACCTGAGAATAATAGGGGGAGTGGGGCTGGGAGGTGAATGCAGAAAATGCACTAAAAGCAATTTCCGCTTGTCCTCCCAGATAGCCGTACAAGTTCGATAACATTTTACTATTGACCCCCCTCCACCAACAAAAGCTCATGGAAAATGCATGTCGCTTCAACATTGATATGCTAGCTATATAGACACTTCTCAGAGGTGCCTAAATATTTTCACCGGGAGGCAGCTCAGCGAGCTTTGGAGGAGTACCTAGTACCCGTTCCATATCAAAGCGGACTTCAATATTCCGTATACTATAACCAACCACCATGAGCCAATAAAGCAGTTTGGCAAGTTCTGGGGCACTTGTCTCCGTTACACTAGTCTGCATTccatatgaaagaaaaagagaagcacACCAACAACCCTTGTTATATCTACATTCCAATACTTGCTGCATATTATAGAAGTTAGAACAAGCAAAACTATACATACTTGGGTTGTGCGGGCTTTGCCTTTGCTATCTTACAATAAGACATGGTAAATACGCTTGGTCTTATTTTACAAAGTTTTAAGGAGAACATCTTTGTTAATTAGGTTTTGACACTTCTTTGTAATCTTTGTTAATTAGGCTTTGACACTTCTTTGTAGGATCCTATGAATAACAATCTCAATAGTTGATAGCTAATCTGCTTTGCTCAAAATAGGCACAAGAAGAGGGAAGTTTTGAACATGTCTCCATCATAGAAGATCTGAGGACACACAAGTTAATCATATTGATTGAAGTGAAAactaaatatctttttttttttttttttttttgataaggctGATATGTAAACATCCTTCATATGTACAAAAgcgagaaaaggccataaatagtcccttatctatgggagtaggtctaaaatggtcccttaactatatacttaccggttttagtcctttaactattcaaaaacttatcaaatttggtctccatctatttttttatacaaatagcgtacaaactcataaaccttcgtgagattaatcgttaaaccattcctcagacctatatttctctctccctgCTTCTTTTTCGTCAAGTtcctcttgttaaaaaaaaaaaaaaaaaaaaaaaccggacTTACATTCCTTATGTTCCATAGGAACTTGGAGTCAAACCCGggtatgttccttggcattaaagggctttaccactagaccactgatattttttgttcatatacttacattgatttaatttatctttgttttttcgctctaaaaaccgacggactccgTCTCCATcggttttttataaaaaaaataaaaaataaaataaaaaaccgacggactccatcggtttattttagaaaataatataacaaataattatattttttcgcgcatttttgtgcaaaaaataatcgacgcagtccgtcgattttcttaaaaaaaaaaaaaagatttaaaaaaattattgaaaaaaccgaCAAAATCTGTCGGTCTTTCCGTTGGTTTTTTCCATCGGTTTTtaccagttttttagtagtgtttgagaAGAATGGTTATAGAAATTTTGTGCCTGAGTTTGTCTTTTCGAATTTTAGAGACTCGAGAGCGACACCAGTGCCagaatgctctttttttttttttttttttttaaaaaaaaaaaacaagaggaacttgaggaaaaagaagcagggagagagaaatataggtctgaggaatggtttaatgattaatctcatgaaggtttatgagtttgtacctgtttgtataaaaaaatagacggagaccaAATTTGGCAAGTTTTTGGATAGTTAAAGGACTCAAATCGGTAAgtgtatagttaagggaccattttagacctactcccatagataaaggactatttatggccttttctcgtACAAAAGCCATGCCCGCCTGAATTTTTTAAGAATCTTTGCAGATATGAGTCAAGACAATGACCAGTTCAACTGatatttctttaaaaatgaaagaaagcaGTAACACAAATATACCATTTGTTAAGTTCAACAAGCAATCTATGAAAATGTCATACCTTCATTTGACTAGGATCTGAAACAGCTAACAGACGCTTAATGAATGCATTCATGGCGAGCACGACATCTTCTCCAGCCGTACTGCTTAGCTCCTGCAATATATCATTATACAACAAAAATGAATAACCTCCTCCATTTAGAATCAACAAtttatacaaataaataaacaCACTCAATTACTAGGTTGTATCTTTCCTGTCCATGGGTTCAGCAGCAGTTCAAGATTTGTGAAATAGGTATAACTCGTCTATAGTGGTCATGTAAAATCAGAAAAACCAATacaaaacaaacaacatttaagCAATAATTACCTACGCTAAAGCATCCTGGAGCATTTAAATACCCTCCCCAACTACATTAAATCATCCTAGAATGTTCAAATACCCTCTCCCCTAATTCAAGTAGCAAGCCCTCTTACCTTGAGATTTTGGGGCTCAAGTGTCTTTAGATATTCCAGCAGCTCATTATAGCCATTACCAGATTTCCTTTCCATTTGACGATTCAATTCCTCCACTTCTGCTTCAAGTAACTCAATATACTTCAAAGCGTCTATTGTTTCAGGACCTGTAACATTATTCCACCTTATGACTTCTCCAGTCACCTTTTTCTGGGTACCCGACGCATAATCTGGTGAATCCTGATCAGTCAAAGAGTGCTAAGTTACTCAGCAGAAATATTGGCATTGCGACAAAAGGGATTTAAGCAGATGTTCTGATAATGGCAGAAGGGACTTCACGTTTTCAAGCAAAGCAAATGTATTCAGATGAACCAGAAAACAAAAGGCGGGAAAGAAGAGTCATGAATGTAAAATCACCAGTAATGTAAGAACATCTTCATTAGAGACTTCTAGTTGATAGTATGATATGTCAAGTCCAAGGAATTATAGCTTCAACTGCATTCATTTTAAGTAAGTTTGTGAAGCACGATGGACAAGCAGCAACCCCACTCATAAGGATTTTAAGGTTCGAAAAGTATAGTGAAAGGGCAGCCTGGCTCAAAGGACATGTGAAGAGTCGGGACTTGATTctcaaacatattcataacccaAACAGTTATTTCTCGACTTGATTAGTTTTAGAACAAACGGAACAAAGATTATAACACCCTACCTTCCATCaacataagtttttttttttttttaaaaaaaaaaaaaaaaaaaggtagggAAAATACAATAAATAAGCGAAACATAGACGTGGGGACAAACTGATAGCCTCTCTCTATGAATAGGTTTGAAAGTTCAAAATCTAATAAAACCTTTCCCTGATATTCAATCACCATTTTATTGTGACATCGTGATCTTTAAATCAAAACGATGTGATTTTCCAATCAAACTTTTCCGGAAAACAAAGagagataaaaaagaaatagcTCTATGAAcagattgattattgatatcaTTTACCGTTCCGTCTCTTGCATTAGGCAGAGCAAGTTGACTACCATTCTGAGTTGGAATATGTGCACCTTCCTAAAATAAGACAATGGATGCTCTCTTCCTATCAGCCGTATGTAGGGTAATATCACTAAACTTTCATTTGCCTGTTTTGTCTTTTTACTATTTAATGTTAAATGTCTTTTATCCTCCAAGTGATGTAAGAGGCTTCTACATGATGAAAAGGCACGAGTAACTCCAAAAAACCAAGACAGGTTGAAGATAACTATCTAAACTGAAAATGATACATTAATTGGTGGTAAACAGAATAATTCATTTAGTCCCAGAAAATGGCAACAAAATCAATTTGCAGCACACACACCAGAGAGAACTTACCTTTTCCTCCTGTGCTTCAGGAAGAGCAGCCTGTTCCAGGCTTTGTTGCAGTTCTAACCGAAATTGAGCATTCCTAAACATATATCCAGTCATCAACACACTATACATAAGCTGAGCAAGATTTTCGGCGACCTAAGGAAAAGTCACCATCGCCCAAAATTAGCATCAGCTCCTGAGATGACATATACATCCTTAATAAAAGGACGGCTCATCTCAAATATCATGGCTTGCAAGCCTTGAGATCATAACTACTTACCGAGGTTACAGTAATGGCAAAAAATTGTGGAGGTAATGTTCCAATCATATTTGTCACTGTTTGGCGCATTGCCTCAACTACCTACCACAGATAACAATTATCAGAACATGTTTACATTACCACCTCAAATTTCAGGCAAGTTTCTCAGCTACAATAGCTGTTGCAGTTATGTATACTTCAACTACAACGACAAAAACAATAGCTATTCATCAATCTGAAACTAGTTGAGTTCCCAATATGAGTCCTCGATATCCATTCTGCTATATTTGGGTCAATTACGTAATGgccaaaaataaatttggttTATTTTACATTGCTTCATATCTGAATCTACCAGTTTCTTCATTATTTGTAACAGTTCTTTACTTGGCAGGCTGGAATCTTTCTATTCCATACATATTTGTTCCTGAGCTATTTGGCATAAATAAAAGGGGTAAAGTCTTTGGAACACTAATTAGTATCTTTATCACATTCAGCCAAAACTTATTTGTTTTTGTATATAACAATATTCAAAGTATGAAACTTTAGTGCTAAGTGGCCGTTTGGCCAcaaaattttttacttttttccatAGTCGAATTCTGGAAACcatgtttggccataaaattctGAATTCCAGAATTTTcaggaatttgaaaaacaccaaaaagttgttttcacctttttcactccaaatcactcacaaaaaatcaaaaacaactccaaattgtattcatggccaaacacaactccaatttccaaataccatatttcactttgaaaacaaaaactacTTTTTTCTAAT
Coding sequences within it:
- the LOC132033046 gene encoding uncharacterized protein LOC132033046, giving the protein MSSLTLKPTFLLQSYVSSSSVSNRRLCSLISFQSNFRKQKFCLRAQNNNESDSKNDSKAPNGTMQKSRREILLEYVQNVQPEFMELFVKRAPQQVVEAMRQTVTNMIGTLPPQFFAITVTSVAENLAQLMYSVLMTGYMFRNAQFRLELQQSLEQAALPEAQEEKDSPDYASGTQKKVTGEVIRWNNVTGPETIDALKYIELLEAEVEELNRQMERKSGNGYNELLEYLKTLEPQNLKELSSTAGEDVVLAMNAFIKRLLAVSDPSQMKTSVTETSAPELAKLLYWLMVVGYSIRNIEVRFDMERVLGTPPKLAELPPGENI